A single window of Chitinophagales bacterium DNA harbors:
- a CDS encoding aminotransferase class III-fold pyridoxal phosphate-dependent enzyme, which yields MNLFDVYPLFDIEPIKGEGCYVFDKEGNQYLDFYGGHAVISIGHSHPHYVQKISEQVAKLGFYSNSVQNPLQIELAEKLGELSGCNDYDLFLCNSGAEANENALKLASFQTGKTKIIAFEKAFHGRTSAAVNITDNPKIKAPINKTFEAELHEWGNLDTVADSLLEGDVCAVIIEGIQGIGGIQVPKLDFLVGLSRLCKMHDVVLILDEIQSGYGRSGKFFAYQYADIQPDLITIAKGMGNGFPIGGVLIHPKFEAKYGLLGTTFGGNHLACAAGIAVLDVLKQENLVENAAKTGEYLMVQLKEIEGIKEVRGRGLMIGLEFDYPVGDLRKQLLFEEKLFTGSASNPNVIRLLPPLTITERVADIFVGILSKVLETSFVN from the coding sequence ATGAATCTTTTCGACGTATATCCATTATTTGACATCGAACCCATCAAGGGAGAAGGTTGCTATGTCTTTGACAAAGAAGGCAATCAATACTTAGATTTTTATGGTGGTCATGCCGTTATTTCGATAGGACACAGCCATCCACACTATGTCCAAAAAATTTCGGAGCAAGTCGCCAAATTGGGATTTTACTCCAATTCAGTACAAAATCCGCTGCAAATAGAATTGGCAGAAAAACTGGGCGAACTATCAGGCTGCAATGACTACGATTTGTTTCTCTGCAATTCGGGTGCAGAAGCCAACGAAAATGCCTTAAAATTGGCTTCTTTTCAAACAGGCAAAACCAAAATCATTGCCTTTGAAAAAGCCTTTCATGGGCGAACTTCAGCGGCGGTCAATATTACCGACAACCCCAAAATCAAAGCTCCTATCAACAAAACCTTTGAAGCAGAACTCCATGAATGGGGCAATTTGGACACTGTTGCAGATAGTCTGTTGGAGGGCGATGTGTGTGCGGTGATTATTGAAGGGATTCAAGGAATTGGAGGGATTCAAGTCCCAAAACTTGATTTTTTGGTGGGCTTATCTCGCCTCTGTAAAATGCACGATGTGGTCTTGATTTTGGATGAAATTCAGTCGGGTTATGGTCGAAGCGGCAAATTCTTTGCGTATCAATATGCTGACATTCAGCCTGATTTGATAACGATTGCAAAGGGAATGGGCAACGGTTTTCCGATTGGAGGAGTTTTGATTCACCCAAAATTTGAAGCCAAATATGGTTTGCTCGGCACTACTTTTGGCGGCAATCACTTGGCTTGTGCCGCAGGGATTGCAGTTTTAGATGTGTTGAAGCAGGAAAATTTGGTGGAAAATGCGGCAAAAACTGGGGAATATTTGATGGTGCAATTGAAGGAAATTGAAGGAATAAAAGAGGTGAGAGGAAGAGGTTTGATGATTGGTTTGGAGTTCGATTATCCTGTTGGCGATTTGCGTAAGCAATTGTTATTTGAGGAAAAGTTGTTTACAGGTTCTGCCTCCAATCCAAATGTGATTCGTTTGTTGCCGCCTTTGACCATTACGGAGCGAGTGGCAGATATTTTTGTGGGGATTCTATCGAAAGTCTTGGAAACTTCTTTCGTGAATTGA